A single Caldalkalibacillus thermarum DNA region contains:
- the mutY gene encoding A/G-specific adenine glycosylase, giving the protein MTRERDKLEQAAQQYLNTFPVGTFQKLLLYWFERNMRQLPWRKDQDPYKIWVSEVMLQQTQVDTVIPYYERFISRFPTLEALAEAEEEEVLKYWEGLGYYSRARNLHQAVKEVKERYGGRVPDNRKEIASLKGVGPYTAGAILSIAYGQPEPAVDGNVLRVISRLLHIEEDIQKVKTRHLFEEIVRHLIPKGRASYFNQGLMELGALVCTPKSPHCLTCPVQEVCRAYQAGMQDQLPVKGKKKKPKTVKIVAGVLMEKGHVLIRQRPDNGLLAKLYEFPNVQWDDQEPDETISRYLFDMYGLRTATVEQWPSVQHTFTHLIWEISVYRLYLAEPLDKLNGFVFPQEDQPFSAARWERIEDLERYPFPVSHQKIKKEIWKRL; this is encoded by the coding sequence TGGTACCTTTCAGAAGTTGCTGCTGTATTGGTTTGAACGCAATATGCGCCAGCTGCCTTGGCGTAAAGACCAGGATCCTTATAAAATTTGGGTCTCTGAAGTCATGTTGCAACAAACGCAAGTGGATACTGTGATCCCTTATTATGAACGGTTCATTTCCCGCTTTCCCACCCTGGAAGCGCTGGCTGAAGCAGAGGAGGAAGAGGTCCTGAAATATTGGGAAGGGCTGGGCTATTATTCCCGGGCCCGTAACTTGCATCAGGCTGTCAAAGAGGTAAAAGAGCGGTATGGGGGGCGCGTTCCTGACAACAGGAAAGAAATTGCTTCGCTCAAAGGGGTAGGACCGTATACAGCAGGGGCCATTTTAAGCATTGCTTATGGCCAGCCGGAACCGGCCGTGGATGGTAATGTGTTGCGGGTTATTTCACGGCTTTTACATATTGAGGAAGATATTCAGAAGGTAAAAACGCGCCATTTGTTTGAAGAGATTGTCAGGCATTTAATCCCTAAAGGACGGGCATCATACTTTAATCAAGGTTTAATGGAACTGGGGGCATTAGTCTGCACCCCCAAATCTCCCCACTGTCTAACCTGCCCTGTACAAGAGGTGTGCCGGGCCTATCAGGCTGGGATGCAAGATCAATTGCCAGTTAAAGGAAAGAAAAAGAAGCCAAAAACGGTAAAAATTGTGGCTGGTGTGCTTATGGAAAAGGGCCATGTGCTGATCCGGCAGAGACCGGACAACGGTTTGCTGGCCAAGCTGTATGAATTTCCAAATGTTCAGTGGGACGATCAGGAACCGGATGAGACCATTAGCCGTTATCTGTTTGACATGTACGGTTTGCGTACTGCAACGGTGGAGCAATGGCCTTCGGTGCAGCATACCTTTACCCATTTAATTTGGGAGATTTCAGTCTATCGTTTGTACTTAGCTGAACCACTGGACAAATTAAATGGTTTTGTTTTCCCTCAAGAGGACCAGCCGTTTTCTGCAGCCCGTTGGGAACGCATAGAGGATCTTGAGCGCTACCCTTTTCCTGTCTCTCACCAGAAAATCAAAAAGGAAATTTGGAAAAGATTATGA
- a CDS encoding gamma-type small acid-soluble spore protein, with product MANIRHVEVIKVAEQQKTNVQQVRRQNQAAAGGQQAEFAAETDAQQVRQQNQQAEAKKQQRQQ from the coding sequence ATGGCTAACATAAGGCATGTGGAGGTGATAAAAGTGGCCGAACAACAAAAAACCAATGTCCAACAAGTCAGAAGACAAAACCAAGCTGCTGCTGGTGGTCAACAAGCTGAGTTTGCTGCTGAAACTGATGCTCAGCAAGTACGCCAGCAAAACCAGCAAGCTGAAGCTAAGAAACAGCAAAGACAACAATAA
- a CDS encoding DUF402 domain-containing protein: MRFPHPGQEIEIVSFKHDGSVHRVWERSTVLQTGSQSWIVGNDQVLVKEADGREWRTREPAICTFGKGQWFNTIGMLKEDGVYYYCNIGSPYQWKNNRLQYIDYDLDVKVFPDMTYVILDEEEFELHRQELNYPEHIVRKVRQGLEELLSLIHQQKGPFEADYIERWYERFLSYK, from the coding sequence ATGCGTTTTCCCCATCCAGGACAGGAAATTGAAATCGTGAGTTTTAAACATGACGGATCGGTCCATCGTGTCTGGGAACGCTCAACAGTCTTGCAAACAGGTTCCCAAAGCTGGATTGTGGGCAATGACCAGGTGCTGGTCAAAGAAGCGGACGGACGGGAGTGGCGCACAAGGGAACCGGCAATCTGCACGTTTGGCAAAGGGCAATGGTTTAATACGATTGGCATGTTAAAAGAAGACGGTGTGTATTATTATTGCAACATCGGTTCGCCTTATCAGTGGAAAAACAACCGTTTACAATATATTGATTATGACTTAGATGTAAAAGTCTTTCCAGACATGACTTACGTAATCTTAGATGAGGAAGAGTTTGAGTTGCATAGACAAGAACTGAACTACCCGGAACACATTGTGCGTAAGGTGCGCCAAGGATTGGAAGAGCTTCTTTCTCTCATTCATCAGCAAAAAGGTCCTTTTGAAGCCGATTACATTGAACGCTGGTACGAACGGTTTCTGTCGTATAAATAA
- a CDS encoding ABC transporter ATP-binding protein — MESIKRYFQFVRPYWKMIGITILVGILKFGIPLLLPLLLMYVIDELIQAKTLSQGERLNQLVLVMAASFFIFTVIRAPVEYYRQFFAQWVGNKILYDIRARLFEHLQKLSLRYYHNRKAGEIISRVINDVEQTKNFVMTGLMNLWLDFVTLFIAVGIMFYLDARLTLVAIAVFPLYGFAVKYFYQRLRMLTRKRSQALAELQGHLHERVQGMAVTQSFALEEHEQQHFAKYNDHFLDRALTHTSWNAKTFAVINTITDLAPLLVISYGGYLGIQGQLSPGALAAFYGYLERIYGPLRRFVNSSTILTQAIASMDRVFELLDEPYEITDRPGARTARNIKGEVSFEQVSFRYHEDSPYVLKNINLHVQAGETVALVGMSGGGKSTLISLLPRFYDVTAGSIRLDGVDIRDYQLRSLREQIGMVLQDSILFSDSVRENIMMGNPQASEEEMVQAAKAANAHEFIMELPHGYDTEIGERGVKLSGGQKQRIALARLFLKNPPVLVLDEATSALDLESERMIQEAIEKLAKNRTTFIVAHRLSTIAHADRIVVIENGEIVEEGTHESLMTKQGTYYRLYQIQELEH; from the coding sequence GTGGAGAGTATCAAGCGCTATTTTCAATTTGTCAGGCCATACTGGAAAATGATTGGCATTACGATTCTTGTTGGGATCTTGAAGTTTGGAATCCCCTTGTTGTTGCCGCTGCTCCTGATGTATGTGATTGATGAGCTGATTCAGGCCAAGACATTAAGTCAGGGAGAAAGACTGAACCAGTTAGTCCTGGTGATGGCAGCCAGCTTTTTTATCTTTACGGTGATCCGTGCACCGGTGGAGTATTACCGCCAATTTTTTGCCCAATGGGTAGGCAACAAAATTTTATACGATATCCGGGCCCGGTTGTTTGAACACTTGCAAAAATTATCCCTCAGGTATTATCACAACCGCAAAGCGGGGGAGATTATCTCCAGGGTGATCAATGATGTGGAACAAACGAAAAATTTTGTCATGACGGGCCTGATGAACTTGTGGCTGGATTTTGTCACCCTGTTTATTGCTGTTGGGATTATGTTTTATTTGGATGCACGTCTGACGCTGGTGGCCATCGCGGTGTTTCCATTGTATGGCTTTGCGGTCAAGTATTTTTACCAGCGGCTGAGGATGTTAACCAGAAAGCGGTCACAAGCCTTGGCTGAGTTGCAGGGACATCTGCATGAGCGGGTGCAGGGCATGGCTGTCACCCAAAGCTTCGCCTTGGAAGAGCATGAACAACAGCATTTTGCCAAGTACAATGATCATTTTCTGGACCGGGCCTTGACCCATACCAGCTGGAATGCCAAAACCTTTGCAGTGATTAATACCATTACCGACTTGGCGCCATTATTGGTGATCTCCTACGGCGGTTATTTGGGGATTCAGGGTCAGCTGAGTCCGGGAGCATTGGCCGCTTTTTACGGTTATCTGGAACGTATCTACGGTCCTCTGCGCCGTTTTGTTAACTCTTCCACCATTTTAACCCAAGCGATAGCCTCCATGGACAGGGTTTTTGAGCTGTTGGACGAACCCTATGAGATTACGGATCGCCCCGGGGCCAGGACGGCCCGCAACATAAAAGGCGAGGTCAGCTTTGAGCAGGTCAGTTTCCGGTATCATGAGGATTCACCGTATGTGTTGAAGAATATCAACCTGCATGTGCAAGCGGGGGAAACGGTGGCCTTGGTGGGCATGAGCGGAGGCGGCAAATCGACGTTAATCAGCTTGTTGCCCCGCTTTTACGATGTGACAGCAGGGTCCATCCGCCTGGACGGGGTGGATATCAGGGATTATCAGCTGCGTTCCTTGCGGGAGCAGATTGGGATGGTGTTACAGGACAGTATTTTGTTCAGTGATTCAGTGCGTGAGAACATTATGATGGGGAATCCCCAGGCTTCTGAGGAAGAGATGGTTCAAGCAGCCAAAGCGGCCAATGCCCACGAGTTTATTATGGAACTGCCCCACGGATATGATACGGAAATCGGGGAGCGGGGGGTTAAATTATCCGGCGGGCAAAAGCAACGCATTGCCTTAGCCCGCCTGTTTCTGAAGAATCCTCCTGTGTTGGTTTTAGATGAAGCCACTTCAGCCTTGGATCTTGAATCAGAACGGATGATTCAGGAAGCTATTGAAAAACTGGCCAAGAACAGAACGACATTTATTGTGGCCCATCGTTTATCCACGATTGCCCATGCTGACCGCATCGTGGTCATTGAGAATGGGGAGATTGTGGAAGAAGGCACCCATGAGTCCCTGATGACCAAGCAAGGCACTTATTATCGTCTGTATCAAATTCAGGAGCTTGAGCATTAA